A region from the Malus domestica chromosome 07, GDT2T_hap1 genome encodes:
- the LOC139197751 gene encoding uncharacterized protein, with protein sequence MADNRTLRELATPNTDQQPLCITYPNADGGFELKSGMIYYLPKFHGFSTEDANKHLMEFHVVCSGMRSLKVDEEQVKLRAFPFTLEAKAKEWLYNLPPGSMNTWNQVKQAFLEQYFPATKAARLCGTDRVMLDAASG encoded by the exons ATGGCTGATAACCGTACTTTAAGGGAGTTGGCAACGCCGAATACGGATCAACAACCATTGTGCATCACCTATCCAAATGCAGAcggaggatttgagctcaagtcCGGCATGATTTACTACTTGCCTAAGTTCCATGGCTTCTCAACAGAGGATGCCAACAAGCATCTCATGGAGTTTCACGTGGTATGCTCGGGAATGAGATCATTAAAAGTGGATGAGGAGCAAGTCAAGTTGAGGGCATTCCCATTTACATTAGAAGCCAAGGCAAAGGAGTGGCTTTACAATTTACCTCCGGGATCAATGAACACATGGAACCAGGTGAAGCAAGCATTCTTAGAGCAATATTTTCCGGCCACAAAAGCTGCAA GATTGTGTGGTACTGATCGTGTAATGCTTGATGCAGCAAGCGGATGA